A region of Campylobacter sp. MIT 99-7217 DNA encodes the following proteins:
- the moaA gene encoding GTP 3',8-cyclase MoaA has protein sequence MLIDSFDRHINYLRISLTQTCNFRCLYCMPKLPFDAKVEEKLLSFEELFLFVKACIDEGINKIRITGGEPLLRQDLEVFIKMIYDYAPQIDLAITTNAFLLEEKASVLKEAGLKRMNISLDTLDPKKAKKIAQKDVLEQVLRGIQKAKELGFFIKLNTVVLKGINDDELVLLLDYAKNLGVQIRFIEFMENHHAYGQLKGLNSTEILTLLKQGYPTIYEDEKPINSPVSLYRLEDGYKFGIIDPHSDKFCNSCNRIRLTAEGFLIPCLYFDEALSIKKALKQKDIPEAVKILKQVVINKPEKNKWSVADNETSSRAFYQTGG, from the coding sequence ATGTTAATTGATTCTTTTGATCGCCATATTAATTATCTTAGAATTTCTTTGACACAAACTTGCAATTTTCGTTGTTTGTATTGTATGCCAAAACTTCCTTTTGATGCAAAAGTTGAAGAAAAATTGCTTAGTTTTGAGGAGTTGTTTTTATTTGTTAAAGCTTGCATTGATGAGGGGATTAATAAGATAAGAATCACCGGTGGCGAGCCACTTTTAAGACAAGATCTTGAAGTTTTTATCAAGATGATTTATGATTATGCTCCACAAATTGATCTAGCAATCACTACAAATGCCTTTTTACTTGAAGAAAAAGCAAGCGTTCTTAAAGAAGCAGGACTTAAAAGAATGAATATCTCTCTTGATACCCTTGATCCTAAAAAGGCTAAAAAAATCGCTCAAAAAGATGTTTTAGAGCAGGTTTTAAGAGGTATTCAAAAAGCTAAAGAACTTGGTTTTTTCATCAAGCTTAATACAGTAGTATTAAAGGGCATTAATGATGATGAGCTTGTTTTGTTGCTTGATTATGCTAAAAATTTAGGAGTGCAAATTCGTTTTATAGAATTTATGGAAAATCACCATGCTTACGGGCAACTCAAAGGCTTAAATTCCACAGAAATTTTAACACTTTTAAAACAAGGCTATCCAACCATTTATGAAGATGAAAAGCCTATAAATTCGCCTGTGAGCTTATATCGCTTAGAAGATGGCTATAAATTTGGTATCATTGATCCGCATAGCGATAAATTTTGCAATAGCTGTAACCGCATTCGTCTTACTGCTGAGGGATTTTTAATCCCTTGTCTTTATTTTGATGAGGCTTTAAGCATTAAAAAAGCCTTAAAACAAAAGGACATTCCTGAGGCTGTAAAGATTTTAAAGCAAGTTGTTATAAACAAGCCTGAAAAAAA
- a CDS encoding DUF6115 domain-containing protein: MSEDLLYLIFMMILMLAFIAYMFIKDKENTARIVKLERAIEDMSKQYHFMRKEFEDIKTNEKVDIEELKDEVAVLLDREVSNKILPVLKSLKGFESVIEDFQNEQAQRIANLEQKARSMNKITPDYNNEEQKIVDLFQQGKSIEQIAKDLRIGTGKVEFALKFKKLIQ, from the coding sequence ATGAGTGAGGATTTGCTCTATCTTATCTTTATGATGATTTTAATGCTTGCCTTTATAGCTTATATGTTCATTAAGGACAAGGAAAACACAGCAAGAATAGTCAAGCTTGAAAGGGCTATTGAGGATATGAGTAAACAGTATCATTTTATGAGAAAGGAGTTTGAAGATATAAAAACAAATGAAAAAGTGGATATCGAAGAACTCAAAGATGAGGTTGCTGTGCTTCTTGATAGAGAAGTAAGTAACAAAATTTTACCTGTGCTTAAAAGCTTAAAAGGCTTTGAAAGTGTGATAGAGGATTTTCAAAATGAGCAAGCTCAAAGGATAGCAAATTTAGAGCAAAAGGCTCGTAGTATGAACAAAATCACGCCTGATTATAACAATGAAGAGCAAAAAATCGTTGATTTATTCCAACAGGGAAAAAGCATAGAGCAAATCGCTAAAGACTTGAGAATAGGCACAGGAAAAGTAGAATTTGCTCTTAAATTTAAAAAACTCATACAATAA
- the mqnP gene encoding menaquinone biosynthesis prenyltransferase MqnP, with the protein MKTIYLKFKILLDLVVFKHSIFALPFLFISLMVASKMINDSAWFGFKVLILGIICAVSARNFAMAVNRLMDEDIDKDNPRCKNRPNISGAIDRKSIWVFIIINACIFIACSYFINSLAFMLSFPILFILALYSAFKRFSSLAHLVLGFCLGLAPIAASVMVLGKIEIYSVILCLGVTFWAGGFDLLYSLQDIDYDKEKGLHSIPAQFGEKATLMISACCHILAVIFWLLFVWIAPLHLISFLGVLVCAVILFFEHKIVHKNFIHIDRAFFTLNGYLSIIFFIFVWVDLLWQ; encoded by the coding sequence ATGAAAACAATCTATCTTAAATTTAAGATTTTGCTTGATTTGGTTGTATTTAAGCACTCTATTTTCGCTCTACCTTTTTTATTTATATCGCTTATGGTTGCTTCTAAGATGATTAACGATAGTGCTTGGTTTGGTTTTAAAGTGCTGATTTTGGGTATCATTTGTGCTGTAAGTGCAAGAAATTTTGCTATGGCGGTAAATCGTTTAATGGACGAAGATATCGATAAGGACAATCCTCGCTGTAAAAATCGTCCTAATATCAGCGGAGCGATAGATAGAAAGAGCATTTGGGTATTTATCATCATAAATGCTTGTATCTTTATAGCTTGCTCGTATTTTATCAATTCACTTGCTTTTATGCTATCCTTTCCTATACTTTTTATTTTAGCTCTTTATTCTGCTTTCAAACGCTTTTCTTCTTTAGCTCATCTTGTGCTTGGTTTTTGTTTGGGTTTAGCACCTATTGCTGCTAGTGTTATGGTGCTTGGGAAAATAGAAATTTACAGCGTTATTTTGTGTTTAGGGGTTACTTTTTGGGCTGGAGGCTTTGATTTGCTTTATAGCTTGCAAGATATTGACTATGACAAAGAAAAGGGCTTACACTCTATACCTGCTCAGTTTGGAGAAAAAGCTACTTTGATGATTTCAGCTTGTTGTCATATCTTGGCTGTGATTTTTTGGCTTTTATTTGTCTGGATAGCACCCTTGCATCTTATCTCTTTTTTAGGTGTTTTAGTTTGTGCTGTTATTTTGTTTTTTGAACACAAGATCGTGCATAAAAATTTCATTCATATTGATAGAGCATTTTTTACCTTAAATGGGTATTTGAGTATTATATTTTTTATTTTTGTATGGGTTGATTTGTTATGGCAATGA
- the miaA gene encoding tRNA (adenosine(37)-N6)-dimethylallyltransferase MiaA gives MFFEFAIIGTTASGKTALANALAYEFEAVILSLDSLLVYKQINIASAKMDSKILEELDIFGVNLLDIDEHFSVGLFFKEYQKAKEFAQKKDKALIITGGTSFYLKALLSGLSEDLPFVKSDLSNEAIYELMQNYDANANIAKNDTYRLQKWHSIYIQTKQAPSKFLKNTTKAPLIKELEIFDLTWEKEELKKNIQKRTQDMLKKGLIEEARTLFSRYDPSLKPLNSIGLKECKDFLDQKISKDELEALINTHTAQLAKRQRTFNKKFIKNDLNKDKALDKLRSYMKLKLDL, from the coding sequence ATGTTTTTTGAATTTGCGATCATTGGCACAACGGCAAGTGGAAAAACTGCCTTAGCAAATGCCCTAGCCTATGAGTTTGAAGCTGTGATACTCAGTCTTGATAGTCTTTTAGTTTATAAACAAATCAACATAGCCTCGGCAAAAATGGATAGTAAAATTTTAGAAGAACTTGACATTTTTGGCGTAAATTTGTTAGATATTGATGAGCATTTTAGTGTGGGTTTGTTTTTTAAGGAGTATCAAAAGGCAAAAGAATTTGCACAAAAAAAAGATAAAGCCCTCATCATCACAGGAGGCACAAGTTTTTATCTTAAGGCTTTGCTTAGTGGATTAAGCGAGGATTTACCCTTTGTGAAAAGTGATTTGAGTAATGAGGCTATTTATGAACTCATGCAAAATTATGATGCAAATGCAAATATTGCCAAAAATGACACTTATAGACTTCAAAAATGGCACAGCATATACATACAAACAAAGCAAGCTCCAAGTAAGTTTTTAAAAAACACTACAAAAGCACCTCTCATAAAAGAGCTTGAAATTTTTGATCTAACATGGGAAAAAGAAGAACTTAAAAAAAATATCCAAAAACGCACCCAAGATATGCTCAAAAAAGGACTCATAGAAGAAGCAAGGACTCTTTTTTCAAGATATGATCCCTCTTTAAAACCCTTAAATTCCATAGGGCTTAAAGAATGCAAGGATTTTTTAGATCAAAAAATTTCAAAAGATGAGCTTGAAGCACTTATCAACACACACACCGCACAACTTGCTAAACGCCAAAGAACCTTCAATAAAAAATTCATCAAAAATGATCTTAACAAAGATAAAGCCCTTGATAAACTAAGATCTTATATGAAACTTAAACTTGATCTTTAA
- the rpmE gene encoding 50S ribosomal protein L31, whose translation MKKDIHPEYVDCKVSCACGNTFVTRSNKTELKVDICSNCHPFFTGSEKIVDTAGRVEKFKKKYAMQ comes from the coding sequence ATGAAAAAAGATATTCACCCTGAATATGTTGATTGTAAAGTAAGTTGTGCTTGCGGTAATACCTTTGTTACTCGTAGCAACAAAACAGAACTTAAGGTCGATATTTGCTCTAATTGCCACCCTTTTTTTACAGGAAGTGAAAAAATTGTCGATACAGCTGGTCGTGTAGAGAAATTTAAGAAAAAATACGCAATGCAATAA
- the rsmI gene encoding 16S rRNA (cytidine(1402)-2'-O)-methyltransferase: MLYFVPTPIGNLLDISFRSLEILKACEVLICEDTRVSKSLINLLNSKYSCSIKPQLFLSLHSHNEEEFLKQISEDLFQKEVVCVSDAGMPAISDPGNFLIKFALENNIAFEVLPGANAALVALVSSGFCEKEFIFLGFLSNKGTSRQKDIEKLLNYPFASIVYEAPSRVLSLVQDIAKIDAQREIFAIKEISKKFETKFKNKAKKLANELEKSNLNGEWVLVISAREDANFKQNTLCEQDILELDLPLKTKSKLLSKMSGKNAKEIYSKLLLSEN; the protein is encoded by the coding sequence ATGCTTTATTTCGTTCCTACTCCCATAGGAAATTTACTTGATATTTCTTTTCGAAGCTTAGAAATTTTAAAGGCTTGTGAGGTTTTGATCTGCGAAGATACAAGAGTGAGCAAGTCCTTGATCAATCTTTTAAATTCAAAGTATTCTTGCTCTATAAAACCTCAGCTTTTTTTATCCTTGCACTCTCATAATGAAGAAGAGTTTTTAAAACAAATCAGCGAGGATTTATTTCAAAAAGAAGTTGTTTGCGTAAGTGATGCAGGAATGCCAGCAATAAGTGATCCGGGAAATTTTCTAATCAAATTTGCACTTGAAAATAACATTGCTTTTGAGGTTTTGCCCGGAGCAAATGCTGCTTTAGTTGCTTTAGTCTCAAGCGGATTTTGTGAAAAAGAGTTTATATTTTTGGGATTTTTGAGCAATAAAGGAACTTCAAGGCAAAAAGATATAGAAAAACTTTTAAATTACCCCTTTGCAAGTATAGTTTATGAAGCACCAAGTAGGGTTTTATCCTTGGTTCAAGATATAGCAAAAATAGACGCTCAAAGGGAAATTTTTGCTATAAAAGAAATCAGTAAAAAATTTGAGACTAAATTTAAAAATAAAGCTAAAAAACTTGCAAATGAACTTGAAAAAAGCAATTTAAATGGAGAATGGGTGCTTGTTATATCAGCCCGTGAAGATGCAAATTTTAAACAAAATACCTTATGCGAGCAAGATATTTTAGAACTTGATCTGCCCTTAAAAACAAAAAGTAAATTGCTTTCAAAAATGAGTGGAAAAAATGCAAAAGAAATTTATAGCAAACTACTTTTAAGTGAAAATTAG
- a CDS encoding TrmH family RNA methyltransferase translates to MIVYGKQVFFYILQKHKDLINELYLAKECDKASFSQIAKSGFKIKRLDFKAAQALAKGGNHQGFLMDIKDFEFCKFSDLKKKKFLVMLYGITDVGNIGAIARTAYALGVDGLICVGKSLKMDAIIKASSGAALDIPISLVEDGLSALNELKQLDFFLYASLGGGKDVRLIKARDKKVLIMGSEGFGIPKKIIEKSDECIGIHMKNDFDSLNVSAAFAILCDRINNG, encoded by the coding sequence ATGATTGTTTATGGCAAGCAAGTATTTTTTTATATTTTACAAAAACATAAAGACTTGATCAATGAGCTTTACTTGGCAAAAGAGTGTGATAAGGCAAGTTTTTCGCAGATCGCAAAAAGTGGCTTTAAGATCAAAAGACTTGATTTTAAAGCTGCTCAAGCCTTAGCCAAAGGGGGCAATCATCAGGGCTTTTTGATGGATATCAAGGACTTTGAGTTTTGTAAATTTAGTGATTTAAAAAAGAAAAAATTTCTTGTTATGCTATATGGGATCACTGATGTTGGAAATATCGGTGCGATAGCAAGAACTGCTTATGCTTTGGGTGTTGATGGCTTGATTTGCGTTGGCAAGAGTCTTAAAATGGACGCTATCATAAAAGCAAGTAGTGGTGCAGCACTTGATATACCGATAAGCTTGGTTGAAGATGGCTTGAGTGCTTTAAATGAACTAAAGCAACTTGATTTTTTTCTTTACGCAAGCTTGGGTGGTGGCAAAGATGTTCGCTTAATCAAAGCTAGAGATAAAAAGGTTTTGATCATGGGCAGTGAGGGCTTTGGTATCCCCAAAAAGATCATTGAAAAAAGTGATGAATGTATAGGTATTCACATGAAAAATGATTTTGATAGTTTAAATGTTAGTGCAGCATTTGCAATACTTTGTGATAGGATAAACAATGGATAG